AGTTGTGGCGGAAATAGACGCTGAAGGTCCCGTTGATGTGGTCCACGATCTTCCCTGTCACCAGCAGGCTGAACTTGAGCGTCTTGATGTTGAAGTAGAAGTCGCCCCAGCCGAAGATCTTCTTGGTGCGGCTGGACTTGAGCGAGGGCTTGCGCCGGGCACGGGGGCTCAGCAGCTCCCCGGCCGTCCCGTTCTTCTGCCAGTCCCAGGGGCTCTGCGCCGCACCGATGGGCTGCCCCGCACCCCGGGGGAGCTCAGCCGGCATCAGCCGCCCGGGGTCGAGCATCGGGGGCTTTAGGGTGCCATAGGGGACATCCTTGAGGAGGCCAGAGGTGCCCAGCTCCAGGTACCCTAGGGTCTTGGCGATGTGGCCCTCAGCACACACGGTCTGCGGAAAGAGGGCAGAGGCTGCACGAGTGTGTGCTGCCACCCCTCCAACATCCTCCTGCCTGGCCCCACACGTGCATCCCTTGTGCACCGTGCATCCTTCCTGTACCATGCATCTCTCGTGCACCATGCCCTCGTGCACCCTGCATCCCTCTTGCACTGTGCTCTCCTCGTGCACCATGCATTGCTCCTGCACCGTGCATCCCTCCTGCACCATGCCCACCTGAACCGGGCATCCCTCCTGCACCGTGCCCTCCTGCACCATGCATCCTTCCTACAATGTGCTCTCCTCCTGCACTGCACATCCCTCCTGCACCCATCCTGCTTCCAGGGCCCCTCCTGTCCACCATGCCCCAGCCAAGCCCAGGTCTGAGCAGAGCTTCACGCTGCCCACATCCCCCTGCACCAGCCTTCACCAGACatacagcagcagccaggactGATTCCTCAGCATCACCCGTGTCCCTGTGATGGGAAGAAGCAGGATGCTGGGCAATTTGTTATTGCCTGCCCCGCTACATCTGAGCCTATTAAAACAGGGGGATGAGGGGCAGCAGCATGTACAGAGAGGGGGAGGCAGCGGAGCCCCGCACCGCCTGCCAGGGAAGCCTAATTGCATTACCCAGCGCCTCTGATCTGCAGCTGAAATTACAGAGACTCCCGCCAGGCTGCTCAGTGGCTGCTCCGCCCTCCAGGATAATTGCACCGGGGCGGACGCAGATGAAGAGTGGGGTGCATTGTTTGCAGAGGGGCACACGTAAGGAACAAGCAGGTCCCTCTCGCCCTGCTGGGAGGACACTTTCTATATTCTGCCAGGGGAGGGAACTTGCATCTAAAGCAGAAAAGATGGACAGTGGAGGGGGGAGCAAAAGCCAGAGCTAAAACATCCctacaccagcaccagcacggGACCAGGGCCCCAGGCACAGGCTCCCAGCAGGGTGAGGAGGGTCAGCACCTCTCCTGCTGTGGCAAAGCAAGGCAGCGACATGGCATCTCCTTACGCTGGGCCCCCATCTCCGACGTCCCACGTCCCATGTCCAAGCATCTCCCATGTCCAAGCATCTCCCGTGTCTGAACATCCCCCACGTCTGAGCCCGCCTGCGCCCCCCGTCCCTCAggctggctgctcctggcttGGCACCTGGTGTGCCCCTCGtgccctgccagctgctccTGGTGCGTGTGACGCTGCTCCGGCTGCCCCGGCCTCGTCAATCACTGTCGCGGCGAGCTGGCAGGTGCTGGGCTGCGCTGGCAGGTTTTGATCTGGACAGTGACCTGTTTCCCGAAGGgggtgtggggaggaggaggaggaggacagcgAGCGGAGGCACCAGCTGGAAGAGCtaaggtgggggggggaggctgctggggtcTCATCCTGGCACCGGAGACCTGCAACACCACCTGCATGGCTCAGCACTGCCCTACGCTGTGTGTGCACCTCCCATGGGCCCCCACCAGGGAGGGACGAGACCCCCAGTGTCCCCTGTGCATGCGGTCAGGTCTCTGCTGGCCACCGTGAAGGAAGGCGCAGGTTGGGCGCTGCCacctctgggctctgctgcctgatccccttcctgctgcttgtgTCGGGCTGAGCCCGTAAATCTGCCCTGACGTGCCGGGTCTCGCCCGCGCCACGCTGCCAGGCGTGGGCAGTGCAGACTGACGCGGCGCAGGACCGGCCGATGGACGAGCCCCAGCGTGGGGAGCCGGGTGAGGAGAGCCCCGGGCGTGGGGCGCTGAGCCCTGGGTctgcgggcagggcaggggatgcGTTTGTGAGGTCTGAGCCCGGGCGGACAGGGGTTGCACTGTGGTGTGAGGCTGCGCCAAGCATCCCCGCAGGCCCCCGCTTGGCCCGGCcgtccccccagctccctctccaATCTCTCTTTGAGCACGGCTGCTGCGTTCGCCCTTATCTATATTTCAATGCAGCTTCAAAGCCGGGTGCTGTTACCAGccagggagagagggagggagctCGGCAGGACCGCGAGATGGAGAGGGaactgggggagggggagaagggcagcccccagccccctccagcTGGCAGAGAGCCATTTCAGGGTGGGCACGGCTTCCCCAGCAGGACCCCacttcccctccaccccagctGCCCTCCCACCGTTAATCCCCTGCTAGCACCCATCCATCAGCCCTGGGAGCCCCCGTGTCACCCCGTGGGGACAGTGTCCTCCCTGTGCCATGCAGAAAATCAACCACCGTGGAATGAgcatggggcaggggggcagcacCTGACATCTCGCAGTGGGGAGGGATGGCCCCGAACCCACCTGCACCTGCAGAGAGGGGCCAGGGGcagtgcaggggctgcccccgTGGGGGCCCGCATGTAGCCACGCATTGCCCAAGCCCCACAAGGATTTCAGGTTTCTCAGCTCTGCATTCCCCTCCCATTTAGAGCTGAGAGCCAGGCTGCCTGGGTTCTCTCCACCAAGGCCTCCTCCCCCCGCCTCAGTTTCTCTTTCCAATTCACTCCCTCAATGAGAGGGGATGGGATAATGGGAATGGGGGTGTGATGGAGACGCGCTGGGGACAGGGAAGTGATAGGGGAAATTCTGGGTCCCCCAACTCATCCCACAGCCGCTCCAGGGGGGACCAggctgccccccccaccccaccccccaagCCCCCATTCTCTCCCCAGGAACCTGGGATGCTGGGGGAGCCAGGGATGAAAGGGAattgcagagcagggctgccacTGCCGACGCAGCCAGGGCTATCGATTGCGGCACAAGCGCGGCACAGACCCCTTCCACC
The nucleotide sequence above comes from Oxyura jamaicensis isolate SHBP4307 breed ruddy duck unplaced genomic scaffold, BPBGC_Ojam_1.0 oxyUn_random_OJ127, whole genome shotgun sequence. Encoded proteins:
- the LOC118158763 gene encoding neurexophilin-4-like, whose amino-acid sequence is MVHERCMVQEGCTVHKGCTCGARQEDVGGVAAHTRAASALFPQTVCAEGHIAKTLGYLELGTSGLLKDVPYGTLKPPMLDPGRLMPAELPRGAGQPIGAAQSPWDWQKNGTAGELLSPRARRKPSLKSSRTKKIFGWGDFYFNIKTLKFSLLVTGKIVDHINGTFSVYFRHNSSSLGNVSVSIVPPSKAVGFEVLVPAPPPPPRLPPQQSTLPEGRPAKALNCHVEYEKTNRARKNKPCLYDPSKVCFTEHTQSHAAWLCAKPFKVICIFISFLSIDYKLVQKVCPDSNFQHEKPYFG